The Bradyrhizobium ottawaense genome window below encodes:
- a CDS encoding tRNA1(Val) (adenine(37)-N6)-methyltransferase, producing MSEAADITEDAFLGGQLRLRQKRSGHRAGHDAILLAAATEARPGDRVVDFGAGIGTAGLALARRVAGIGLSLVEINPELAELARANAAANALAAEIILLDVTADATAFAANGLPPDSVDAVLMNPPFNDPARHRGSPDQARHTAHVATEETLHAWVHAARRILRSNGVLTLIWRADGIADVLAVLSRGFGSLSILPVHGEAGRPAIRVLVRAVKGGRAPTRLLPGLMLNDESGVSKKEVTEILEGRAALPLMEP from the coding sequence ATGAGTGAGGCCGCAGATATCACCGAGGACGCCTTTCTCGGCGGGCAATTGCGCCTGAGACAGAAGCGGAGTGGCCACAGAGCCGGGCACGACGCCATTCTGCTTGCGGCGGCGACGGAGGCCCGCCCCGGGGACCGCGTGGTCGATTTCGGCGCCGGGATCGGCACGGCCGGGCTGGCGCTGGCCCGGCGCGTCGCTGGTATCGGGCTGAGCCTGGTCGAGATCAATCCGGAGCTGGCCGAGCTCGCGCGCGCCAATGCAGCCGCGAATGCGCTTGCCGCCGAGATCATCCTGCTCGATGTCACCGCCGACGCCACGGCCTTTGCGGCAAACGGGCTGCCGCCCGACAGCGTCGACGCGGTGCTGATGAATCCGCCCTTCAACGATCCGGCCCGGCATCGCGGCTCGCCGGATCAGGCGCGTCACACCGCGCATGTGGCGACGGAGGAGACCCTGCATGCCTGGGTGCATGCAGCGCGGCGCATCCTCCGATCGAATGGTGTGCTGACATTGATCTGGCGCGCAGATGGCATCGCCGATGTCCTGGCGGTGCTGTCACGCGGCTTCGGGAGCCTTTCGATCCTGCCGGTTCACGGTGAGGCGGGGCGGCCCGCGATCCGCGTGCTGGTGCGTGCGGTCAAAGGCGGCCGGGCTCCGACGCGATTGCTGCCGGGCCTCATGCTCAACGACGAGTCAGGCGTGTCCAAAAAAGAGGTGACGGAGATTCTGGAGGGGAGAGCGGCCCTGCCGCTGATGGAACCGTGA
- a CDS encoding polyprenyl synthetase family protein — protein sequence MAVIVPFETPGASIEELVALVAPDMERVNATILSRTGSDVTMIPEVANHLISSGGKRLRPMLTLAMANLAGYTGDGHIKLAASVEFMHTATLLHDDVVDESEMRRGKLSARMLWGNEASVLVGDFLLGQAFRMMVEVGSLRALDILSAAAATIAEGEVMQLAAAKNTATTEDEYLAVIRGKTAELFAAACEVGPVIANRPKAEQTACRSVGMNLGIAFQLVDDVLDYGGKSAKLGKNTGDDFREGKITLPVVLAFRRGNDTERAFWIRALERGEIGDSDLDHAIGLMNKHRALEDTLSRAQHYGAMAVDALALFPSSPMKSALEQVVAFCLARSH from the coding sequence GTGGCCGTCATCGTACCTTTCGAAACTCCCGGCGCGTCGATCGAAGAGCTGGTTGCCCTTGTCGCCCCTGATATGGAGCGCGTCAACGCCACGATCCTGTCGCGGACCGGTTCGGACGTGACCATGATCCCGGAGGTCGCCAACCATCTGATCTCCTCCGGCGGCAAGCGGCTGCGGCCGATGCTGACGCTCGCCATGGCCAACCTCGCCGGCTACACCGGCGACGGCCACATCAAGCTCGCCGCCTCCGTCGAGTTCATGCATACCGCCACGCTCCTGCACGACGACGTCGTCGACGAGAGCGAGATGCGCCGCGGCAAGCTGTCGGCCCGCATGCTCTGGGGCAACGAGGCGAGCGTGCTGGTCGGCGACTTCCTGCTCGGCCAGGCCTTCCGCATGATGGTCGAGGTCGGCTCGCTCCGCGCGCTCGACATCCTCTCTGCGGCCGCCGCCACCATCGCCGAGGGCGAGGTGATGCAGCTGGCCGCCGCCAAGAACACCGCGACCACCGAGGACGAATATCTCGCCGTGATCCGCGGCAAGACCGCCGAGCTGTTCGCGGCGGCCTGCGAGGTCGGCCCCGTCATCGCCAACCGCCCCAAGGCCGAGCAGACCGCCTGCCGCTCGGTCGGCATGAATCTCGGCATCGCCTTCCAGCTCGTCGACGACGTGCTCGACTATGGCGGCAAGAGCGCAAAGCTCGGCAAGAACACCGGCGACGATTTCCGCGAGGGCAAGATCACCCTGCCCGTCGTGCTCGCCTTCCGCCGCGGCAACGACACCGAGCGCGCGTTCTGGATCCGGGCGCTCGAGCGCGGCGAGATCGGCGATAGCGACCTCGATCACGCCATCGGGCTCATGAACAAGCACCGCGCGCTCGAGGACACGCTCAGCCGCGCCCAGCACTACGGCGCCATGGCGGTGGACGCACTGGCGCTGTTCCCCTCCTCGCCGATGAAGAGCGCGCTGGAGCAGGTGGTGGCGTTCTGTCTGGCAAGGTCGCACTAG
- the fabF gene encoding beta-ketoacyl-ACP synthase II: MRRIVVTGMGAVSPLGCGVETSWRRLLAGQSGLRPLPEWAQALPARIAGLVPDKADDADGGFDPAQAAAPKDQRKMDRFILFALLAAAEAIAQAKWTPQDAAALERTATIIASGVGGFPAMAEAVRITEQRGVRRLSPFTIPSFLANLAAGHVSIKYGYKGALGTPVTACAAGVQAIGDAARMIHAGEVDIAICGGAEACIDIVSLGGFAAARALSSSFNAEPARASRPFDRDRDGFVMGEGAGILVIEELEHALARGATPIAEVIGYGTTADAYHMTSGPPDGDGARRAMEIALRQASLAPADLQHLNAHATSTPAGDESELGAIAALFGRNRGIAVSATKSATGHLLGAAGGLEAIFTVLALRDQIAPPTLNLENPDAGADGIDIVAGAARPMPMQHAISNGFGFGGVNASVIFRRAG, translated from the coding sequence ATGCGTCGTATCGTCGTGACGGGAATGGGCGCGGTGTCGCCGCTCGGCTGCGGTGTCGAAACCTCATGGCGCCGGCTGCTCGCCGGTCAAAGCGGACTGCGCCCGCTGCCCGAATGGGCGCAGGCGCTGCCGGCGCGCATTGCCGGACTCGTGCCCGACAAGGCCGACGATGCCGATGGCGGCTTCGATCCCGCGCAGGCCGCCGCACCAAAAGACCAGCGCAAGATGGATCGCTTCATCCTGTTCGCGCTGCTCGCGGCCGCCGAGGCGATCGCGCAGGCGAAATGGACGCCGCAGGATGCTGCCGCGCTGGAGCGCACCGCGACGATCATCGCCTCCGGCGTCGGCGGTTTCCCGGCGATGGCGGAGGCGGTGCGCATCACCGAGCAGCGCGGCGTGCGCCGGCTCTCGCCGTTCACGATCCCCTCGTTCCTGGCCAATCTCGCCGCCGGCCACGTCTCGATCAAATACGGCTACAAGGGCGCGCTCGGCACACCGGTCACCGCATGCGCCGCCGGCGTCCAGGCGATCGGCGATGCCGCGCGCATGATCCATGCGGGCGAAGTCGACATCGCGATCTGCGGCGGCGCGGAGGCCTGCATCGACATCGTCAGCCTCGGCGGCTTTGCGGCAGCGCGCGCGTTGTCGAGCTCCTTCAACGCGGAGCCGGCGCGGGCCTCGCGCCCGTTCGATCGGGACCGCGACGGCTTTGTCATGGGCGAAGGCGCCGGCATTCTCGTCATCGAGGAGCTGGAACATGCGCTCGCGCGCGGCGCCACGCCGATCGCAGAAGTGATCGGATACGGCACGACGGCGGACGCCTATCACATGACGTCCGGCCCGCCCGACGGCGACGGCGCCCGCCGCGCCATGGAGATCGCGCTTCGGCAGGCGAGCCTCGCGCCCGCCGATCTGCAGCACCTGAACGCGCATGCGACATCGACGCCCGCCGGCGACGAGAGCGAGCTTGGCGCCATCGCCGCGCTGTTCGGCCGCAACCGCGGCATCGCCGTCAGCGCGACCAAATCGGCCACCGGCCATCTGCTCGGCGCCGCCGGCGGCCTCGAGGCGATCTTCACCGTGCTCGCTTTGCGCGACCAGATCGCGCCGCCGACGCTCAATCTCGAAAACCCCGATGCGGGCGCTGACGGCATCGACATCGTCGCCGGCGCCGCGCGGCCGATGCCGATGCAACACGCAATCTCCAACGGCTTTGGCTTCGGCGGGGTCAATGCCAGCGTGATCTTCCGCCGCGCGGGCTAA
- a CDS encoding DUF2007 domain-containing protein, with protein MRELVRTNDMVLVSAIGALLDGANIHHLVLDQNMSIIEGSLGILPRRILVHEDDAQEARELLTEAGLSHELRGDE; from the coding sequence TTGCGTGAACTGGTTCGGACCAACGATATGGTGCTGGTGTCGGCGATCGGCGCGCTGCTCGACGGCGCCAACATCCATCATCTGGTGCTGGACCAGAACATGAGCATCATCGAGGGCTCGCTCGGCATTTTGCCGCGGCGGATCCTGGTTCATGAGGACGACGCCCAGGAGGCGCGGGAGCTCCTCACCGAGGCCGGCCTCAGCCACGAACTGCGCGGCGATGAGTGA
- a CDS encoding LysE family translocator, producing MIETNFWLFLAAACLIAAVPGPGIFYVAARTLSEGRASGFASTAGTALGGLVHVVAGSLGISAIILASAELFAAVKFVGALYLVWLGIKTFRSAGRALSLESEPAGDKRAFRDGVLVEALNPKTAAFFLAFIPQFLDPAGPSPTLQFIMLGAISVALNTLADVVVVLMASATRTQLIGRPHLMRRLTQGSGVFIAGLGLSLALVRRPANG from the coding sequence ATGATCGAAACGAATTTCTGGCTGTTCCTGGCCGCAGCCTGTCTCATTGCCGCCGTTCCCGGCCCCGGCATCTTCTACGTCGCGGCACGGACCTTGTCGGAGGGACGCGCCAGCGGCTTCGCATCGACCGCAGGCACGGCGCTGGGCGGACTGGTTCATGTCGTCGCGGGCAGCCTCGGCATCTCCGCCATCATCCTCGCCAGCGCCGAATTGTTCGCCGCCGTCAAATTCGTCGGCGCGCTCTACCTGGTCTGGCTCGGCATCAAGACCTTTCGCAGCGCCGGCCGCGCACTGTCGCTCGAGAGCGAGCCGGCCGGTGACAAGCGCGCATTCCGCGACGGCGTGCTGGTCGAGGCGCTGAACCCGAAGACCGCCGCGTTCTTCCTCGCCTTCATTCCGCAATTCCTCGATCCCGCGGGACCGAGCCCCACGCTGCAGTTCATTATGCTGGGTGCGATCTCGGTGGCGTTGAACACGCTTGCCGACGTCGTCGTGGTGCTGATGGCCTCCGCTACCCGCACGCAGCTGATCGGACGGCCGCACCTGATGCGGCGTCTCACCCAGGGCTCCGGCGTCTTCATTGCAGGCCTCGGCCTGTCGCTGGCACTGGTGCGGCGGCCGGCGAATGGATAG
- a CDS encoding glycine--tRNA ligase subunit alpha, which produces MDASLPAHMRPERSFQGFILALQRFWAEQGCVILQPYDMEMGAGTFHPATTLRALGPKPWNAAYVQPSRRPKDGRYGENPNRMQHYYQFQVIMKPSPPNLQELYLKSLAAIGIDSAVHDIRFVEDDWESPTLGAWGLGWECWCDGMEVSQFTYFQQVAGFECAPVAGELTYGLERLAMYVQGVDRVYDLNFNGRDGDAKVTYGDVFLQAEREYSKHNFEVADTAMLFEQFKMAESACRKYLDAGWKDGKREAHLMALPAYDQCIKASHVFNLLDARGVISVTERQSYILRVRELAKACGEAWIHTEAGGAA; this is translated from the coding sequence ATGGACGCCTCATTGCCCGCCCATATGCGCCCGGAACGCTCGTTCCAGGGCTTCATCCTCGCGCTCCAGCGGTTCTGGGCCGAGCAGGGCTGCGTGATCCTGCAGCCCTACGACATGGAGATGGGCGCGGGTACCTTCCATCCGGCGACCACGTTGCGCGCGCTCGGGCCGAAGCCCTGGAACGCGGCCTATGTGCAGCCCTCGCGCCGGCCCAAGGACGGCCGCTATGGCGAGAACCCGAACCGGATGCAGCACTATTACCAGTTCCAGGTGATCATGAAGCCGTCGCCGCCGAACCTTCAGGAGCTGTACCTGAAGTCGCTGGCCGCGATCGGCATCGATTCCGCCGTGCACGACATCCGCTTCGTCGAGGACGATTGGGAGAGCCCGACGCTGGGCGCCTGGGGCCTCGGCTGGGAGTGCTGGTGCGACGGCATGGAAGTCAGCCAGTTCACTTACTTCCAGCAGGTCGCCGGCTTCGAATGCGCGCCGGTCGCGGGCGAGCTCACCTACGGGCTCGAGCGCCTCGCGATGTATGTGCAGGGCGTCGACCGCGTCTACGACCTGAACTTCAACGGCCGCGACGGCGATGCCAAAGTCACCTATGGCGACGTCTTCCTGCAGGCCGAGCGCGAATATTCGAAGCACAATTTTGAAGTCGCCGACACCGCGATGCTGTTCGAGCAGTTCAAGATGGCGGAGTCAGCCTGCCGGAAATATCTCGACGCCGGCTGGAAGGACGGCAAGCGCGAGGCGCATCTGATGGCGCTGCCCGCCTATGACCAGTGCATCAAGGCCAGTCACGTCTTCAACCTCCTGGACGCGCGCGGCGTGATCTCCGTGACCGAGCGGCAGAGCTACATTCTTCGCGTGCGTGAGCTGGCCAAGGCCTGCGGCGAGGCCTGGATCCATACTGAAGCGGGCGGAGCGGCCTGA
- a CDS encoding alpha/beta fold hydrolase, with protein MPAPQSRFYESHGLRLHYADWGNEGAPPLILVHGGRDHCRSWDVIARSLQPHFHVVAPDLRGHGDSDWTRGGSYALTEYVYDLAQLIRTIAASQVTLVGHSMGGMVSLIFSGSFPEQVSKLVVLDGVTMLPDTPKPPAHERIGKWVVQLDKLHDRSPRRYATLADTAAQMVLHNRRLSRDLALHLATHGARQNEDGTYSWKFDPYQRASAPHRLWPDDHIALWSRITCPTLLLNAGESFLAGARAAGLERYFPQARVETIAGAGHWLQHDKPQEVLGEIRKFLELTEQSAG; from the coding sequence ATGCCCGCCCCGCAAAGCCGCTTCTACGAGTCTCATGGTCTACGGCTGCATTACGCCGATTGGGGCAATGAGGGCGCGCCGCCTCTCATCCTGGTCCATGGCGGCCGCGATCACTGCCGGAGCTGGGACGTCATCGCCCGGTCATTGCAGCCGCATTTTCATGTGGTGGCGCCCGACCTGCGCGGCCATGGCGATTCCGACTGGACCAGGGGCGGCAGCTACGCACTGACCGAATATGTCTACGATCTCGCCCAGCTCATCCGCACCATCGCAGCGTCTCAGGTGACCCTCGTCGGCCATTCGATGGGCGGCATGGTGAGCCTGATCTTTTCAGGGTCATTCCCTGAACAGGTCTCGAAGCTGGTCGTGCTCGACGGCGTGACGATGCTGCCGGACACGCCAAAGCCGCCGGCGCATGAGCGCATCGGCAAATGGGTGGTCCAGCTCGACAAGCTGCACGACCGCTCGCCGCGCCGCTATGCGACCCTGGCGGACACAGCGGCGCAGATGGTGCTTCACAACAGGCGCCTGTCCCGCGACCTCGCGCTGCATCTCGCCACGCACGGCGCACGGCAGAATGAGGACGGTACCTATAGCTGGAAGTTCGATCCCTATCAGCGCGCCTCGGCGCCGCACCGGCTCTGGCCGGACGACCACATCGCGCTGTGGTCGCGCATCACCTGCCCGACGCTGCTCTTGAACGCCGGCGAAAGTTTTCTCGCCGGTGCCAGAGCAGCAGGCCTGGAGCGTTATTTCCCGCAAGCGCGCGTCGAGACCATCGCCGGGGCGGGACACTGGCTGCAGCACGACAAGCCGCAGGAAGTGCTGGGCGAGATCCGAAAGTTTCTCGAGCTGACCGAGCAAAGCGCGGGTTAG
- a CDS encoding winged helix-turn-helix transcriptional regulator: MQPKSPSILECPVGRAVETVGEWWSILILRDAFQGATKFDEFSQSLGIAPNILSRRLAHLTASGMFVRRRYHERPPRYEYVLTDKARDFFPVIATLLAFGNKHLAPKGESILLANRSDARPFDPVVVDATDMQPITLANTVVVAGPRASRGMRKRIASLKAMNPAVAPAGE; this comes from the coding sequence ATGCAACCCAAATCCCCCTCGATCCTGGAATGCCCGGTCGGCCGTGCCGTCGAGACGGTCGGCGAATGGTGGAGCATCCTGATCCTGCGGGATGCGTTTCAGGGTGCGACGAAGTTCGACGAATTTTCGCAAAGCCTCGGGATCGCTCCGAACATCCTGTCGCGGCGCCTCGCTCACCTCACCGCGAGTGGCATGTTCGTGCGGCGCCGCTATCATGAGCGGCCGCCGCGTTACGAATACGTTCTGACCGACAAGGCGCGGGATTTCTTTCCTGTGATCGCTACGCTGCTCGCCTTCGGCAACAAGCATCTCGCGCCCAAAGGTGAATCCATTCTGCTGGCGAACCGGAGCGACGCTCGCCCGTTCGATCCGGTCGTGGTCGACGCTACCGACATGCAGCCGATCACGCTCGCCAATACGGTCGTCGTCGCCGGTCCCCGCGCCAGCCGCGGCATGCGCAAGCGGATCGCTTCACTCAAGGCCATGAACCCGGCCGTCGCGCCGGCTGGAGAGTAA
- the glyS gene encoding glycine--tRNA ligase subunit beta, which translates to MPDLLLELFSEEIPARMQAKAADDLRRMVTDKLVAEGLVYEGAKAFATPRRLALTVHGIPARQPDLKTERRGPKVGAPDAAVQGFLKATGLKSLDEAKIQRDPKGDFYIGLIEKPGRDAIDVLAEILPVIIRTFPWPKSMRWGARSGKPGSLNWVRPLHAITATFGLETEEPDVVKFEVDGIATGQTTYGHRFMAPDAISVRRFEDYEAKLKAAKVILDPQARKDIIFADAKELTFAQGFELVEDQVLLDEVSGLVEWPVVMMGSFEAEYLAIPDEVIRATIRNNQKCFVVKDPKTGKLTNKFVLTANIEASDGGKVIVSGNERVIRPRLSDAKFFYETDLKTKLEDRLPKFEQIVFHEKLGTQAARIKRIERLAAEIAALVGADVAKATRAAHLAKADLLTEVVGEFPEVQGLMGKYYALAQGEDASVAAACEEHYKPQGPTDRVPTDPVSVAVALADKIDTLVGFWAIDEKPTGSKDPYALRRAALGVIRLIAENALRLSLMKVATSALTGLSVKPADAQKLPSDLLAFFADRLKVQLREQGARHDLVDAVFALGGQDDLLMIVRRVEALGKFLESDDGKNLLAGIKRASNILGIEEKKDKRSFEGAPDVALYSLAEEKALAKAIGEVQAEASAAVVREDFAAAMSAMAKLRPPVDAFFDKVRVNDDDAKVRENRLKLLNEIRSATRAVADFSKIQD; encoded by the coding sequence ATGCCCGATCTTTTGCTTGAACTGTTCTCCGAAGAAATCCCCGCGCGCATGCAGGCGAAGGCGGCCGACGATCTGCGCCGCATGGTCACCGACAAGCTCGTCGCCGAAGGCCTGGTTTACGAGGGCGCGAAGGCGTTCGCGACGCCGCGCCGCCTCGCGCTGACCGTGCACGGCATCCCGGCGCGCCAGCCTGACCTCAAGACCGAACGCCGCGGGCCCAAAGTCGGCGCGCCCGACGCGGCTGTGCAGGGCTTCCTGAAGGCGACGGGATTGAAGTCGCTGGATGAAGCAAAAATCCAGCGCGACCCCAAGGGTGATTTCTACATCGGATTGATCGAGAAGCCTGGCCGCGACGCGATCGACGTGCTCGCGGAAATCCTGCCGGTCATCATCCGCACCTTCCCCTGGCCGAAATCGATGCGCTGGGGCGCGCGCTCGGGCAAGCCGGGCTCGCTTAATTGGGTGCGTCCGCTGCACGCGATCACCGCGACCTTCGGGCTCGAGACCGAAGAGCCTGATGTCGTGAAGTTCGAGGTCGACGGCATCGCGACCGGCCAGACCACCTACGGTCATCGCTTCATGGCGCCGGACGCGATTTCCGTGCGCCGTTTTGAAGATTACGAAGCGAAGTTGAAGGCCGCCAAGGTCATCCTCGATCCGCAGGCGCGCAAGGACATCATCTTCGCCGACGCCAAGGAGCTGACCTTCGCACAAGGCTTCGAACTGGTCGAAGATCAGGTGCTGCTGGACGAGGTCTCGGGCCTCGTCGAATGGCCCGTCGTCATGATGGGATCGTTCGAAGCGGAATATCTCGCGATTCCGGACGAGGTGATCCGCGCCACCATCCGCAACAACCAGAAGTGCTTTGTGGTCAAGGATCCCAAGACCGGGAAGCTGACCAACAAGTTCGTCCTCACCGCCAATATCGAGGCGTCCGATGGCGGCAAGGTCATCGTATCAGGCAACGAACGCGTGATCCGTCCCCGCCTGTCGGATGCGAAGTTCTTCTACGAGACAGACCTGAAGACGAAACTCGAAGATCGGCTGCCGAAGTTCGAGCAGATCGTGTTCCACGAGAAGCTCGGCACGCAGGCAGCGCGGATCAAGCGCATCGAGCGGCTCGCAGCCGAGATTGCGGCACTGGTCGGAGCCGATGTCGCGAAGGCGACGCGCGCAGCGCATCTGGCGAAGGCGGATTTGCTCACCGAGGTCGTCGGCGAATTCCCCGAAGTGCAGGGCCTGATGGGCAAGTACTATGCGCTGGCCCAGGGCGAGGACGCGTCCGTCGCCGCCGCCTGCGAGGAGCACTATAAGCCGCAAGGACCGACTGATCGCGTGCCGACCGATCCGGTCAGCGTTGCGGTCGCGCTTGCAGACAAGATCGATACCTTGGTCGGGTTCTGGGCCATCGACGAGAAGCCGACAGGCAGCAAGGACCCCTATGCGCTGCGTCGCGCGGCGCTGGGCGTGATCAGGTTGATCGCCGAGAACGCGCTGCGTCTGTCGCTCATGAAGGTGGCGACATCTGCGCTCACCGGTTTGTCGGTGAAGCCGGCCGATGCGCAGAAGCTGCCGAGCGACCTCCTCGCCTTCTTCGCTGATCGCCTGAAAGTACAGCTCCGTGAGCAGGGCGCGCGGCACGATCTCGTCGATGCCGTGTTTGCGCTCGGCGGCCAGGACGACCTGCTGATGATCGTCCGCCGCGTCGAGGCGCTCGGAAAGTTTCTCGAGAGCGACGACGGTAAGAACCTGCTGGCTGGCATCAAGCGTGCCAGCAATATCCTTGGCATCGAGGAGAAGAAGGACAAGCGCAGCTTCGAAGGCGCGCCCGACGTTGCGCTTTACAGCCTGGCCGAGGAAAAGGCGCTGGCAAAGGCGATAGGCGAAGTGCAGGCGGAAGCCAGCGCCGCCGTCGTCAGGGAAGACTTCGCGGCCGCGATGAGCGCGATGGCCAAGTTGCGTCCGCCGGTCGATGCGTTCTTCGACAAGGTCCGCGTCAACGACGACGATGCGAAGGTGCGCGAGAACCGCCTCAAGCTGCTGAACGAGATCCGCAGCGCCACGCGTGCGGTGGCGGATTTCTCGAAGATCCAGGATTGA
- a CDS encoding S49 family peptidase has protein sequence MAEQLKDRESSGLADKLMQYLPARFRPGTAVVPVVRLSGVIGAVTPLRPGMTLAGVARVLERAFSYRHAKAVALVINSPGGSPVQSRQIYLRIKQLAAEKKLPVLVFVEDVAASGGYMIACAGDEIICDPSSILGSIGVVGGSFGFQEAIKRLGIERRLYTAGAHKAMLDPFLPENPDDVAKLKALQREIHQIFISLVKESRGARLKGADDALFTGEYWAGESSIALGLADSIGDLRSTLRARYGEKVLTPVIAQPTGLLSGFLGRKSPGAGQLSAMESMVGLPDDLISALETRAIWAKFGF, from the coding sequence ATGGCCGAACAATTGAAAGATCGTGAGAGTTCCGGCCTGGCCGACAAGCTCATGCAATATCTGCCGGCGCGCTTCCGCCCCGGTACCGCGGTCGTACCGGTGGTGCGGCTGTCCGGTGTGATCGGTGCGGTGACGCCGCTGCGCCCGGGCATGACGCTGGCGGGCGTCGCGCGGGTGCTGGAGCGCGCGTTCTCGTATCGGCACGCCAAGGCGGTGGCGCTGGTGATCAACTCGCCCGGCGGCTCGCCGGTGCAGTCGCGCCAGATCTACCTGCGCATCAAGCAGCTCGCGGCGGAGAAGAAGCTGCCGGTGCTCGTGTTCGTCGAGGACGTTGCGGCGTCCGGCGGCTACATGATCGCCTGCGCCGGCGACGAGATCATCTGCGATCCCTCTTCGATCCTCGGCTCGATCGGCGTGGTCGGCGGCAGCTTCGGTTTCCAGGAGGCGATCAAGCGGCTCGGCATCGAGCGGCGCCTTTACACGGCCGGCGCGCACAAGGCGATGCTCGATCCTTTCCTCCCCGAGAACCCCGACGACGTCGCCAAGCTGAAGGCGCTCCAGCGCGAAATCCATCAGATTTTCATTTCCCTGGTGAAGGAGAGCCGCGGCGCGCGCCTCAAGGGCGCGGACGACGCCCTGTTCACGGGCGAATACTGGGCCGGCGAGAGTTCGATCGCGCTGGGGCTCGCCGACAGCATCGGCGATCTCCGCTCAACTCTTCGTGCCCGCTATGGCGAGAAGGTTCTCACCCCCGTGATCGCGCAGCCGACCGGGCTGCTCTCCGGCTTTCTGGGCCGGAAATCGCCCGGCGCGGGGCAGCTTTCGGCCATGGAATCAATGGTCGGCCTGCCGGACGATCTGATCTCGGCGCTTGAGACGCGGGCGATCTGGGCGAAATTCGGGTTCTAG
- a CDS encoding 4-(cytidine 5'-diphospho)-2-C-methyl-D-erythritol kinase, translating into MPALIEEGRAKVNLSLRVVGRRADGYHDLESVVAFADCADRLTLEPGGELKLATTGPLAAACGDTADNLVFKAAKLLADAVPNLKLGAFALDKVLPVAAGIGGGSADAAAALRLLARLNNLSLDDPRLQKVALSTGADVPVCLFSRACDMTGVGEQLLPLALPSMPCVMVNPRVPVATKDVFQQLGLRNGELLVGATSVFRAPAWPEEGGSIADWVDVLESVPNDLEAPALRIEPVIGDVLEALRDSAGVKLARMSGSGATCFAIYGSPADTHAAAEKIRRDHPGWWVHAGTLS; encoded by the coding sequence ATGCCGGCGTTGATTGAAGAAGGACGGGCGAAGGTCAATCTCAGCCTTCGCGTCGTCGGCCGTCGTGCCGACGGCTATCATGATCTCGAAAGCGTGGTCGCGTTTGCCGATTGCGCCGACCGGCTTACGCTGGAGCCGGGCGGCGAGCTGAAGCTCGCCACCACCGGACCGCTTGCCGCGGCTTGCGGCGATACCGCGGACAATCTCGTGTTCAAGGCCGCCAAGCTTCTGGCCGACGCGGTGCCGAATCTGAAGCTCGGCGCCTTCGCGCTCGACAAGGTGCTGCCGGTTGCCGCCGGCATCGGTGGCGGCTCGGCCGATGCGGCAGCGGCGCTGCGGCTGTTGGCGCGTCTGAACAATCTGTCGCTCGACGATCCTCGCCTGCAGAAGGTCGCGCTCTCGACCGGCGCCGACGTGCCGGTGTGCCTGTTCTCGCGCGCCTGCGACATGACCGGCGTCGGCGAGCAGCTGCTGCCGCTCGCACTGCCGAGCATGCCCTGCGTGATGGTCAATCCGCGCGTGCCTGTGGCCACCAAGGATGTTTTCCAGCAGCTGGGTCTGCGCAACGGCGAGCTCCTGGTCGGCGCTACCTCGGTCTTCCGAGCTCCGGCCTGGCCGGAGGAGGGTGGGTCGATCGCCGATTGGGTCGACGTTCTCGAAAGCGTTCCCAACGATCTCGAAGCGCCTGCGCTGCGTATCGAACCTGTGATCGGCGACGTGCTGGAGGCCTTGCGCGACTCCGCCGGCGTCAAGCTGGCCCGCATGTCCGGCTCGGGTGCGACGTGCTTTGCGATCTACGGCTCGCCCGCCGATACCCATGCCGCGGCCGAAAAGATCCGGCGCGACCACCCCGGCTGGTGGGTGCATGCGGGGACGTTGAGCTGA